A single window of Granulicella sibirica DNA harbors:
- a CDS encoding helix-turn-helix domain-containing protein, whose protein sequence is MQINIGIRLQAAVLTLAEAFNVTRAAERLRITQPALSRPVVELESRLGFPVFIRGQKRVHAAPNPRLRILS, encoded by the coding sequence ATGCAGATCAATATCGGAATCCGTCTTCAGGCTGCCGTACTTACGCTTGCAGAAGCGTTCAACGTCACTCGCGCCGCGGAGCGTTTAAGAATCACACAGCCTGCCTTGAGCAGACCGGTTGTCGAGCTCGAATCCCGGCTGGGGTTTCCCGTCTTTATCCGAGGCCAGAAACGCGTCCACGCTGCCCCGAATCCCCGATTGCGGATCCTCTCTTGA
- a CDS encoding TetR/AcrR family transcriptional regulator, whose product MRFQLESWPLNRLAYRYTLELIGSLRVGRSWKGPMRRSKADKAITHSKILTVAAKRFRERGLEGIGVADVMKEAGCSVGGFYKHFGSRDELVVEAMAEAFKDVDRWEEQAADLPAFLEAFLSDADSKRAALNCAVTAFAGDVRHASTSVKTVYTQRVKHTIGYYNHGLKGGDAQSRRTRAILLLSAAVGAASLARAVNDKTLSQEILKAVRDEFIDLAQRPLPRPSRLSGAPNDDRKPGPLAGRN is encoded by the coding sequence TTGCGCTTTCAGCTTGAATCTTGGCCTTTGAATCGATTGGCGTATCGCTATACTCTAGAACTCATCGGTTCGCTGCGAGTCGGGCGAAGCTGGAAGGGTCCTATGAGGCGGTCCAAGGCAGATAAGGCGATTACCCATTCAAAGATTCTTACCGTGGCCGCAAAGCGCTTTCGTGAGCGGGGTCTGGAAGGAATCGGAGTTGCGGATGTGATGAAGGAGGCCGGTTGCAGCGTCGGGGGCTTCTATAAGCATTTCGGATCTCGAGATGAACTCGTTGTGGAAGCAATGGCCGAGGCGTTCAAGGATGTCGACCGCTGGGAAGAACAAGCTGCAGACCTTCCGGCGTTCCTGGAGGCGTTCCTCTCAGATGCCGACAGCAAACGTGCCGCGCTTAACTGCGCCGTGACCGCCTTCGCTGGAGATGTTCGTCACGCCAGCACAAGCGTGAAGACGGTTTACACCCAGCGCGTGAAGCACACGATTGGCTACTACAACCACGGTCTAAAGGGTGGCGACGCGCAATCGAGACGCACACGAGCAATCCTTCTTCTAAGTGCAGCGGTCGGTGCGGCATCCCTGGCGCGTGCCGTGAACGACAAAACCCTGTCTCAAGAAATCCTCAAAGCTGTCCGAGACGAGTTCATCGATCTCGCACAACGGCCTTTGCCTCGACCCAGCAGACTCTCAGGAGCGCCCAATGACGATAGAAAACCGGGGCCTCTGGCTGGAAGAAATTGA
- a CDS encoding SDR family oxidoreductase, producing the protein MSNPVQPFSIQSDQEGNDMPGERKVALITGANRGIGLETARQLGQQNVIVIVAARTFDAAQQAAQTLTSENIEAYPVALDVNKEEDRKAAAKFVADKFGHLDILVNNAGVGGEGGILHPHTIATTDAEFENVFRTNVLSVISVTRELLPLLKKSAAGRVVNVSSILGSLTLQAMPNSPIAPMKAFAYNASKTALNQFTVHLAAELKDTKIKVNSAHPGWVKTDLGTLHAQLEIADGAKTSVELALTGEDGPNGKFIHDGKELPW; encoded by the coding sequence TTGTCGAATCCGGTTCAGCCTTTCAGTATCCAATCTGATCAGGAGGGCAATGACATGCCTGGCGAAAGAAAAGTAGCACTTATTACCGGAGCGAACCGCGGAATTGGACTTGAAACGGCTCGTCAGCTTGGACAGCAGAATGTAATCGTGATCGTCGCTGCCAGAACCTTCGATGCGGCTCAACAGGCAGCTCAGACGCTGACATCAGAGAACATCGAGGCGTACCCCGTCGCCCTGGATGTCAACAAAGAGGAAGATCGTAAAGCAGCCGCAAAGTTTGTCGCCGACAAGTTCGGGCACCTGGATATCCTGGTGAACAATGCGGGTGTCGGTGGCGAAGGTGGGATTCTGCATCCCCACACCATCGCGACGACGGACGCCGAGTTTGAGAACGTGTTCCGTACCAACGTTTTGTCGGTCATTTCTGTGACCAGAGAATTATTGCCGCTCCTCAAGAAGAGCGCCGCTGGGCGCGTTGTGAATGTCTCGAGCATCCTCGGATCGCTGACTCTTCAAGCGATGCCGAACAGTCCCATCGCTCCCATGAAGGCGTTCGCTTATAACGCCTCTAAAACGGCTCTGAACCAATTCACCGTTCATCTTGCTGCGGAGCTGAAAGACACCAAGATCAAAGTGAATTCGGCGCATCCGGGATGGGTGAAGACAGATCTGGGCACGCTGCATGCCCAACTTGAAATCGCTGATGGAGCAAAGACGAGCGTTGAGCTCGCCCTCACTGGTGAAGACGGGCCAAACGGCAAATTCATCCATGATGGAAAAGAATTGCCTTGGTAG
- a CDS encoding TetR/AcrR family transcriptional regulator encodes MVATVNEFDQTATNPGQRGPAEHQRREQILRAAGEHFRHYGYRKTTVADLAKAIGLSPAYIYKFFVSKQAIGEAVCALCLGERTGALRKIVEETASPVESIRKIYKSLALSGARLFFEDRKMHDIVTASFEERWGNLEAYNHDLIGIIRRVLIRGRELGEFERKTSLEEACRAIQHTMQSFFHPILLEQNLDHLEEDATAVANLVLRSLAP; translated from the coding sequence ATGGTGGCCACGGTAAACGAGTTCGATCAAACGGCAACGAATCCAGGGCAGCGGGGCCCCGCGGAACATCAGCGGCGGGAGCAAATTCTTCGGGCCGCTGGAGAGCACTTCCGTCACTACGGTTATCGAAAGACCACCGTTGCTGATCTGGCCAAGGCGATTGGCCTATCACCCGCCTACATCTACAAGTTTTTCGTCTCTAAGCAGGCGATCGGCGAGGCTGTCTGTGCATTGTGTCTTGGGGAACGAACCGGGGCTTTGCGAAAAATTGTGGAAGAGACCGCTTCTCCGGTTGAGAGTATCCGAAAGATCTACAAAAGTTTAGCGCTGAGCGGAGCCCGGCTCTTCTTTGAGGACCGGAAGATGCACGACATTGTGACGGCCTCTTTCGAGGAACGTTGGGGCAATCTCGAGGCCTACAACCACGACCTCATCGGTATTATCCGGCGGGTGTTGATTCGCGGACGCGAACTTGGGGAATTCGAGCGGAAGACTTCATTGGAGGAGGCTTGCCGAGCGATTCAACATACGATGCAGTCCTTCTTTCACCCGATCTTGCTCGAACAGAATCTGGATCATCTCGAAGAAGATGCGACGGCCGTCGCCAATTTGGTATTGCGGTCTCTTGCGCCCTGA
- a CDS encoding SDR family NAD(P)-dependent oxidoreductase, translated as MASESTANANFVYGSSAKLQPTSLNGKVALVVGGTRGVGAAISLALARAGGEVAVTYSASETRAREHVQALVSARGNRATLFRHDPGDSKQALPLVQEVTREFRHLDILIHTSSFALHGKTIDDPTINNQALDLQWQVNVHGYIAVVRAAVLRMRAGGRIIALSSSLAQRVGIAGAADYAGTKAAVLGYTKGVARDLTSRGITANVVLAGTLKFETPKTRRGPVNGPYSQEDVGDETVTNEDVVRAVMFLASPLAGAITGTALDITGGDLA; from the coding sequence ATGGCGAGCGAGAGCACTGCAAACGCAAATTTCGTCTACGGTAGTTCGGCTAAACTTCAGCCGACTTCTTTGAATGGCAAGGTTGCCCTGGTAGTTGGTGGTACGCGCGGAGTAGGCGCTGCGATCTCCCTTGCGCTTGCGCGTGCGGGAGGGGAGGTTGCTGTAACTTACTCGGCTTCCGAGACGAGAGCCAGAGAGCATGTCCAGGCTTTAGTGAGCGCACGTGGCAATCGTGCAACGCTATTCAGGCACGATCCCGGTGACTCCAAACAAGCCCTACCATTGGTACAGGAGGTCACGAGAGAATTTCGACATCTCGATATTTTGATTCACACATCTTCGTTCGCACTTCACGGCAAGACGATCGATGATCCCACGATCAACAATCAGGCACTCGACCTGCAGTGGCAGGTGAATGTTCACGGATATATCGCCGTGGTACGCGCCGCGGTCCTGCGGATGCGTGCGGGCGGCCGCATCATCGCTCTCAGTTCGTCGCTGGCTCAGAGAGTTGGCATCGCTGGAGCAGCAGACTATGCAGGCACTAAAGCTGCTGTGCTTGGCTACACAAAGGGTGTGGCAAGAGACCTTACATCGCGCGGTATTACCGCGAATGTGGTTTTGGCAGGCACCTTAAAGTTCGAAACGCCGAAGACACGGCGCGGTCCGGTGAACGGCCCATACTCTCAGGAAGATGTCGGGGACGAGACCGTTACAAATGAAGATGTGGTGAGGGCTGTTATGTTCCTGGCATCTCCTCTTGCCGGAGCGATTACGGGTACAGCACTCGATATCACGGGAGGGGATCTTGCTTAG